Part of the Spinacia oleracea cultivar Varoflay chromosome 5, BTI_SOV_V1, whole genome shotgun sequence genome, tgtggcataataagctaattgtcaaattagcttaccattgTGGATGCTCTAAACAGCCCCATATTCAGCGTATACGGGGCAAAAATATATTGGCTGCACCTCCTGTTGGGTTTGTTAAGGTGAATGTTGATACATCTTTGGCTGTCGAGGGCTGGGTGGGCGTGGGAGCAGTGGCTAGAGACCATGAGGGTGAATTCTTTTTTGCAGCAACAAGGCGAGTACGCGCATGGTGGCCTCCTGAAGTAGCTGAAGGCAATGCTTTATCCATGGAAGTTCGGCTCGCAAGGAAGTATGGGTTTGCAGATGTAGTGTTGGAATCGGATTGCAAAGTGCTCATAAATCGCCTCTCAAAAGCTGTGGTTTATTTTTCAGACTTTGATAGTGTTCTGGAAGACATTATGTCCTTAAGTAGTGCTTTTAATTACTTTAGTTGGTCTCATGTTAAAAGAGGCGGTAACTTTGTCGCTCATCACCTTAGCTAATGCCGTTTGATATAGAACAAGTATGGGTTAACCATTTCCCTACGAAAATTTCACCGTATGTACTTTCGGACACTTTGTCCCTAAATTAATGCATTACCTCCTCAgtctttccctcaaaaaaagttTATTATTTTGTCATACATTTTCTTAGTTTTGGTAGTAATGACATTAACTAAatttagaccacttagttaataataataacCATGGGTTAATTATATATACTATTTTATCGCATACATTTTCGAAAGAAAATGGATGCTATGTGATACTCCAAAGGTTTAAACGACCGTTTTCTTAATAATGaggattttattatattcaaagGTCCAAATTTTGGGGTGTTACAATCACCCCATCGATTTCATCATCGGTCGTCGTCTCAACTCGTAGATCTTCATCATCATCGATCTCCTTCATCATCGTCGATCCACATCATATCGACCTCCTTTCGGTTTCTCGTTTTGAAATTGGTGGGTTTTTTTATTTGTCGTTTTTTAATCCTTTCTCCTCAAATTTGTTTGGgtcttatttatttttgtcataaatttcggtttttttttatattttctcaaaatttccgtcataaaatttgtaatttgtaatttttaatttactatgggtatttgatgatccaaatttggatttgattttgattCGAATTTTAGGGTTTTGACTCGTTTATATCCATATGGGTTCgaatttgattcgaagtttatggttttgatgatcCAAATTTGGATTTGATTTGGGGGAATTTTAGGTCATTGTGTTTTTTGGTTTTGGCGGGAACAATGAACATCTACATAGAGGTTCGAAGTCCAAACACTCAGCGATTTAGATTTCAGGCCACCGACGACGTCAAGAAATCTCACAAATTCAGGCTGATCCTCTTTTCCAAAGTTATATTGTTGCTGCTCTTCAAGAAGTTGCTGAAGCTTACCTTGTTGGATTGTTCTTTGATACTCACTTTAATTTATATAAGTTTAAACTTTGTTTTGgtgaattttcaattttcagatCTAGTCTCTATTATAATTTTTCTGATGTTACTTATAATTTGTTTGCTAATATAACTCTTGGTAGTTTAATCCTTTCTAATGGAGTCAACTTTATCAAGCAAACACAACACGACACGAACCGGACATGAAAAAACAGGTTAATGTCAAAAATATCTAATACGATTAGTTAAATGGGTCAACAAGACACACACGTTTATTAAACGTGTCAGGTTAGTGTTGAGGTGTTCCAACACGTTTATATTTGACACGAACACAACCCAACACAACACGTTAAAGTGAGGATATTTGGGGGCAAGATTCAAATTATTCACATACTTTTTCGGTAGAATTTTAAACTCGAATATTCAAACAAGGTTTTGCAACAGAAGATGATACCCCCTTTCCTTAGGGAATGCTCATTAGTTACTTGTGTACTCCGTACTTTTTTTGGACTTGCGACTTCAtaacagcaaaaaaaaaaagagttggcCCCGAAGTTGAAGTTGCAACTTGTTGAATGGTGGCTATCTCTGCAAAGAGGTTTAACCAGCACAAATACTTGACTGATCAAATACTCGATTAGGAAACAGGCAAGAGAGTTCAATCTCGCCAATGAATTCAATACACAGGCTGATGCATAACCACATTTCAATTTTCTACCACAATATCTGAAAGGGGTAGTATGCTCGAATCAGATTCTTACTATTCATTACTGGGGATTCAGATACATTCTTTTCCAATATCGCCATATAAGAGTAAAGAGTTGCTTCAGATATTATACCTAACTTCTAGAAACCTAAATCATCGGTAAACGCAGTTCTTCATCCTCAAATTAAAGTAACTTCACACCAGCTTCTCTCATATTATCAACCACTGCTTTAATCTTACCATGATATTTCTGTTCTCTCTTCAAGAAGATTGAAACAGCAGGAATGTTCTTAACAAGCAAGCGCTCGCCGAGAATCTTCCCAATTTTTGCAGCAGCTGACACATCCCGTGTGATGCCCATAGTCGGTCTCAAGGCCTTTTCCTGTGAGCTTGCAGAAGCAGCTACTGTGGCTGTTGGAGAGTGGATGACTTGAGCATGGACAAATTTGTTTGTGAAGTGCATTTTTAGCACATATGGCTTCAGAAACTCGGTGATTCTTGGAGCTCTGACCGGCGGCAGGATCACCATATTGTCCTGCGATGAATATTGCTACCCGTTACCAGTATGAAATTTATACAAAACTTCTCTCTGAATCAACATAGGTGTGGTTAGAGCAACAGAGTCAGTAATATACAGAATTTAGAACTCTCAACCACATCAAGACTCGACTTTGTTTCAACATCACTGTGCAAGTATGCACACCTAGAACTCCAGAAGACTAAAGTTGCAAATTCATATCAGGAAACTTCAGAGATTTCAGCCCATATACCTATCTGCATTATGGTAGAGTGTTTGGGTATCAATTCTGATATCATATTATCATACAACTAATAGGACATCAGATATCCAGATATTGCAATTTCTACTGTTTGTACATGGTCCAAAAATTATTTGATTGGAATACTGATTGTTGCCTTTTGTGGGGattgtaaaaaataattaaagtacaAAAAGATTTCACATATATATCAGGAGTCCAGGATTGACCACTCCAAATAAGTTGTTAAAACCCGAACTTCAATTCTGTCAATCTAATTATAACTTCAGTTTTACAACTTTGAGCTCAATTCAGCAAATTATATCATAAGAAATTATCAACTCAAATGCCTCTTCTTGAATTCAGTTCAATTTCAAACATCTAAAACCCCACGAATACGTATTTCTAGTTTGAATTACATATACTGCGTATATTTGGCTTCTTTCCACAGATAACCCAAAATGCTATCTAGTCAAATAAGTAAAGGAACACCATGTTGATCTATGCTACGTCTAAGTCATTGCATAAAAAGGGTAAACTGATAGTATCCATACAAGATACATGTCATCAAGTAACAAGTTCCAGTAGCTAAAGAATCCTTCCAGGCATGTCCTTGAGCCAGGGCAGGAGGGGCAACTGCCCCTGACCCATGGAGAAAAGGCCCATTTTCATAGTATTCCACCCTAACATAAAAGAGTTGTAAACAAAAGCCTACAAAATTATGCTGAATGGTTGAAGTGGAATTGATGCCTTGTTAATCATCAAACTTCTTAAGGCATCAGGGGGTTCAAATCCAACCTAATAAACTATCTTTCACATGAacaaaaccaccaccaccacatttCCTCAAGCTCCAGAATTcaacaacaaagaaaaattGCCAAAATCTTATTCAATCAATATTCAACCAGACTAAATTTTATTATGCCCTTATTGTTGCACTTTTCTAATCTGCTCTCTCCTCCAATAAAAcagaacaaaacaaaaaatcCAGCCCCCAAAACATAAGTATTTAACCAAAAACAAATTGAAAAAAAGGCCAATACGATTTTCAACTACAATCATGAAACTGGATATAGACTAACTAGACGCTATATACTATTTCAATGAGAGATGCAATGGCCTTTTTATTAGATAGCACGGGTATAGAAATGATATCTATACCCGTGCCTTTTTATGGATCAATGATATCTATACCCGTGCTATCTAATAATAATACCACATCCAACCAAATTATGGTAACAGACATAAAGATTTCTTCCATGTTACTTCCATGTAACACAGAAGTGCATTCAGCTTCTCCCCCTCTCCCCAATTACCTCCTAGAGAAAGTATGAACGTAACAGAATTGATTAAAGCCTGAGTTTATTAGGATCTTTATTATTCTTTTTTGTTACCTAACTGCCGAGAATTATTACTACAGAATCTCCAAAGCTCTAATATATGCTTTGTATGTATCATATATACAATTGAATCTTTGCTCACATCCTACAACTGTAACCATACACCCAACCAATTGATTATCCAATTCTCCTGAAAGCTATGGGAAACATCAGACTAGGCCCGTCCCTGAGACAGGGCACGGATAAACGGTGATTTTAAGAAAAATCGAATCATATCTACGAATTTCAAGTAGAATTATGAAGAGAGTAGAGACTAATTAGACCTAAAACAACACCAAAACAAACCCTAACATAATATATTTAACAGTTTGAAACCCATCATATCAGAAAAAATCGATTAATTTAACCATttcgaaaatttcatttttgaatcgataaaaaatacaaataaa contains:
- the LOC110796422 gene encoding uncharacterized protein: MVILPPVRAPRITEFLKPYVLKMHFTNKFVHAQVIHSPTATVAASASSQEKALRPTMGITRDVSAAAKIGKILGERLLVKNIPAVSIFLKREQKYHGKIKAVVDNMREAGVKLL